A part of Ziziphus jujuba cultivar Dongzao chromosome 8, ASM3175591v1 genomic DNA contains:
- the LOC107424128 gene encoding NAC domain-containing protein 76 encodes MPGNGQLTVPPGFRFHPTDEELLYYYLRKKVSYEAIDLDVIREVDLNKLEPWDLKEKCRIGSGPQNEWYFFSHKDKKYPTGTRTNRATTAGFWKATGRDKAIHLSNSKRIGMRKTLVFYTGRAPHGQKTDWIMHEYRLDDDNHHAEIHQEDGWVVCRVFKKKNQMINRGFQPEINGHDQEEHDYITSSTNMKASGSGSVVVLDHHHHHHHLQALYDYTTSTPFDGSMHLPQLFSPETSAPPSLISPLSLNNMDVIECSQNLLRLTSTSATTTTTGTGSTCGGLGGLQAVHQQERFNGGDWSFLDKLLASHHSHLQQQDHQQQQQHPPPPNKCTNPSSSNDHVLATTSTSSHRSTFPFQYLGCCDAADILKFSK; translated from the exons ATGCCAGGGAATGGGCAACTCACAGTTCCTCCAGGCTTCCGATTTCACCCAACAGATGAAGAGCTCCTCTATTATTACCTGAGAAAGAAGGTCTCTTACGAAGCCATCGACCTCGATGTTATCAGGGAGGTGGATCTCAACAAATTGGAGCCCTGGGATCTGAAAG AGAAATGCAGAATTGGATCAGGGCCTCAAAATGAGTGGTATTTCTTCAGCCACAAGGACAAGAAATATCCAACTGGAACTCGAACAAATCGAGCAACCACAGCTGGATTCTGGAAGGCAACCGGGAGAGACAAGGCCATCCATCTCAGCAATTCCAAGAGGATTGGCATGAGGAAAACCCTAGTCTTTTACACAGGCCGTGCGCCTCATGGCCAAAAGACTGACTGGATCATGCATGAGTATCGCCTTGATGATGACAATCATCATGCTGAGATTCATCAG gAGGATGGATGGGTGGTGTGCAGAGTGTTCAAAAAGAAGAACCAAATGATCAATAGAGGTTTCCAACCAGAAATTAATGGTCATGATCAAGAAGAACATGACTACATTACCAGTAGTACAAATATGAAGGCAAGTGGTTCTGGCTCAGTAGTAGTAttagatcatcatcatcatcatcaccatctgcAAGCACTATATGATTATACTACTAGTACTCCTTTTGACGGCTCCATGCACCTACCACAGTTGTTCAGCCCTGAGACCTCAGCTCCTCCATCCTTGATATCGCCACTATCTTTGAACAACATGGACGTCATTGAGTGCTCTCAAAACTTGTTACGTCTAACATCCACTAGTgcaactactactactactggAACTGGATCCACATGTGGAGGCCTAGGAGGACTGCAGGCCGTGCATCAGCAGGAGAGATTCAATGGTGGCGATTGGTCATTCTTGGACAAATTACTGGCATCTCATCACAGCCATCTGCAGCAGCAAGAtcatcagcagcagcagcagcacccCCCACCTCCAAACAAATGCACTAACCCTTCATCGTCAAATGATCATGTACTTGCTACTACTTCAACCTCGTCTCACAGGTCAACTTTCCCGTTTCAATATCTTGGCTGCTGTGACGCTGCTGACATTTTGAAATTCTCCAAGTAG